GGTATTCGGGGGGCGGGCCCTTCGCCCGTGCGGCGCCTTGTGCTGGACCGGTACGCACTTCTGGAGCGTTTCCAAGGGGGCATGGCAGAAGTCTGGAAAGCGCACGACCAACGGCTCGACCGCATGGTCGTGGCCAAATTCCTGCGGGTCACGGACCGGGGCACCCACCCCGCCCTCCGCTTCCTGCGCGAGGCGAAGATCCTGGCCGCCATCGACGACCCCCGGATCGTGCGGGTGCACGATGTGGACGAGGCCCGGATCGACGGCTCCTGGCACCTCTATCTGATCACCCAGTACGTCGAGGGGCAGACCCTGCGCGCCCTGGTCCCCAAGGGCCACCGGCTGGCGGTGGCCCAGGCACTGCGCTGGGCCGCCGAACTCTGCGAGGCGCTGGTCCCGGTCCACGCCCGGGACCTGGTCCACCGCGACATCAAGCCGACGAACGTCATGATCCGCGCCACCGGAGCCGGAACGAGAGCCGGAACCGGCACCCCGTCAGGCACCGGCGCCGGGCCCGCGGCCCCCCAGGACAGCCTGGTCTTACTGGACTTCGGCATCGCCCGCTCGTACACGCTCTTCGGCGACCTCGGTTATGGGGCCGGAGTCACCGGCTACGCCCAACTCGTGGGCACCCCCGAGTACATGGCCCCCGAGTGCTTCCTCCAGGAGCCCATCGGTCCGGCCACCGACCTGTACGCCGTCGGCTGCGTCCTCTTCGAGATGCTCACAGGCCGCCAGCCCTACGTCGCGCCCGACGACTACGGCGCCCTCGTCTCGCTCCACTGCCGCGCCCCCGTCCCCTCCGTCCGCGCCCTGCGCCCGGAGGTGCCGCCCGCCGTGGACCACCTGGTCACCCGGCTGCTCACCAAGAACCCCGGCGAACGCCCCGCCGACGCCCGGGAGATCGCGGGGCTGCTGCGCGGGCTCAGCGTGGCCGTCGTACCGCGCCCCACCGTCGTCATCGGCCCGCCCACCCCGCCGCCGCCCGGACCGCCGCCGGGGCCCCCGGCCGATCCGGCCCGGGAGGTGGAGACCCGGTGCAACGCCGTACTGGAGTCGACCGACCGGGATACCGAGGCCGCGACGGCCGAGCGGGTGCGGCAGCTGAGCGACGTACTCGCCTTCGCGCACGCCACGCTCCCCGCCGACCACCGCGGAATCTGGCTCGTCGTCCTGCACCTCGCCCAGGCCCTGGCCCGGGCCGGGCGCCCCGCGGCCGCCGCCGAGCGGCTCGCACCGGTGGCCGCGCGGGCCCGCCAGGTGCTCGGGGCGGACGACCAGCTGGCCGTCGTGTGCGCCCTCAACCTCGCCCGCTACATCGGCGAGTCCGGCCATCCGCGCCCGGCCGCCCAGCACCTGCTCGAACTGCGCGCCGCCGTCTCCGGGGTCCTGGCCGCCACCGACCCGAAGCTGTCGGAGATCCGCTACGACCAGGCCCACTGGCTGGCCGCGGCCGGTGAGACCCAGCGCGCCGCCGCCGAGTTCGAGGCCCTGTACGCCGACCACTGGACGGCGTACGGCCCGGACCACCCGCAGACCGTCCGCCTGCGCGAACTGATCGCCCGCACCCGGGCCTGACGCGCCACCGATCCACCGCGCCACCGATCCATCGCACCTTCAGGGAGGGGATGAAGACCATGGCAGACATGTACGACCTCAACGCGATCCGGGACAGCTTCTTCGCCAGCCAGTCCAAGAGCACGGCGGGGCAGCAAGAGGTCTATGTGGACCGCGAGGGCAAGGTCCGGCTCGGGACCGGCGGCGAGAACGACGCCCCGCTCTCCAGAGTCCCGCAGAGCACCTTCGCCGCCGCCACCGGAGCCAACGCGGCCCGGCTGGAGCGCGAACGCCGGGTGGTCGAGACCAAACTGCCCGCCAACACCTACTACGAGGACACCCCGGGCGCCGAGGGCTGGGTCTACGAGATCACCACGATGTTCGAGCACCGGTATGTGATGTGCGCGCGCTTCGACGGGGTCGAGTACCAAGTCCGCCTGATCGAACCGGCACTGGAGACGCTGCCCACCCACGACCAGCACGGCTTCCACCTCTACCACAGCGGGAAGATCTGCCTTTCCGAGCGCTCCGGTTCGGGCCAGCCCACCCTCCAGGAGGCGTACGCGCGCTCGGCGACCTGGGCGCTCGGAGTCGATTTCGTCCGCATGGGACGCCCCTTCCCGTTCAACCGCAAGCAGTAGGGACCGATGCCGTGCTGCCCGTACATGTCTTCGACTACGTGATCCACCAGGTGGGGCGGGACATCGGGCGGACCCGGCCCGAGCAGGGCGGCGCCCTGCTCGGGCTGCGCGGGCGCGACGTGCTGACCGCCTTCGTCCACGACGCGCGCGCCCGGGTGACCCAGGTGGAGTACCGCAACACCGCATGGCTGCTGGACGAGATAGGGCGGATGGAGGGAGCCGGTCCGGTCCGCTTCAAGGGCATCGTCCACTCGCACCCGTCGGGCATGCCACGGCCCTCCCGGCAGGACCACCGCGAGTACGGCCGCACCCTGGACGCGGTGCCCGACCTCGGGCGCTACCTCGCGCCGATCGTCACCCACGACGTCACCACCCCCGGCGAGCGGCACGAGCTGTTCACCGACACCGCCCGGATCTCCTTCTTCGGCGCGATGTGGAGCGAGCGCGGCGTCCGGCTGGAACCGATGCGTCCGGTGGTCGTGCCGCTGGCCGGCGCGCTCCGCCACGCCGGGCTGTCCTGGTCCGACTCCTTCCCGGTCACCTGCCTGGTGGGCGGGGTGCCCGGGGTACGGGTCCCGCTGCCCCCGGGCCGCTCGGGCACCCCGCGCCACCTCTTCGTCACGGCCGACTTCCCGGTGGCCCCGCCGCTGCTGCTGGAGGAGGCCGGGGCGGACGGGCCGCACCCCGAGCTGATCGTGCGGGAGCTGGGCTGGGACCCGCGGATCCCGGACCAGGACCGGCTGCGGGAGTCGCTCGGAGCCCTGGGGGCCCTGGAAGCCCGTACGACCGCACCCGGGACGGGCGCCCCACGCGTCAACGGTGCCGGGCAGCCGGGACGGCGTACGTCCTCCCCCTCGTCCCCGTCCCCGTCCCCGTCCACGCCCGAGCCGGTACGCGGCACCGCGCCCGCGCCGCTCCCGGCCGCCCGGGAGCCGCTCGCCCCGGATTCCCGCCCGCCGGATTCCTTCGCCCAGCACGGCCCGTACGGCCCGTACGTTCCACAGGACCCGCAGGCCCCACTCGTCCCGCAGGCCCCACTCGTCCCGGATGTTTCGCTCGTCCCGGATGTTTCGGAGAAGCCCCCGCCGCCCTCCGCCCCGGGCCCCGGCCGGATGCGCCGGCTCGTCTACCGGACCGGGATCGGCCGGGCCCGGGCCGCGCGCGCCGGGCTCTTCGCCCGCACCCAGGGGCTGCTCTCCCCCGCGCTCGCAGACACCCACGTCCTGCTGGTCGGGGTCGGCTCCGTCGGCAGCTACCTCGCCGAGGTGCTCGTCCGCTCCGGGGTGGGCCGGCTCACCCTGGTCGACCCCGACCGGGTCGAACCGGCCAACCTGGGCCGGTCGTTGTTCGGCGTGCGCGACATCGGCCGCAACAAGGCCAAGGCCACCGCCCGGCGGCTGCGCAAGATCAACCCGAAGCTCAAGGTCACCGTCCTGGCCAAGGACGTCGCCTCCCTCGACGACCACCACTGGCACCAGCGGATCTCCGACGCCCGGCTCGTGGTCGCCGCCACCGACGACAACCACGCGCAGCAACGCCTCAACCACCTCTCCTACTTCCTGCGCCGCCCGGCCGTCTTCATCGGCCTGTACGACGGCGCGGCGGGCGGCGAGGTCGTCTTCACCACCCCCGGCTCGCCCTGCTGGTCGTGCGCGACCGGCGGGGTCCGCGAATCCCTGGGCGAGCTGGGCCACCAGCCGCGCACGGACTACGGCACCGGCCGCCTGTACGCCGTACCCGGGCTGCTCACCGACATCCAGCACCTGACCGCGGCGGCGGCGAAGATCGTGCTGGCCCTGCTGCACGAGGGCGGCGGCCCGGAGCGGGTCGGCGGATTCCTCACGGCCCCGCTCCGCAAGAACCTGTCCATGGCCCTGTTCGCCATGGAGCCCGACCACTGGTTCTTCCCGCGGGTGCTCGGCGAGGCCCCCGGCCAGCACGCCTTCCAGAGCATCTGGCTGCGCACCGGGCGCCGGCCCGACTGCCCGGTCTGCGGGGACCCTTCGCTGCGCAGCGACCCCCGCGAGTACGGCGGGCGGGCGGGCGACGACGCCGAGGTCACCCGGCGCCAGAAGCGCGCCTTCGAGCAACGCCACCACCGCTGAGCAGACCTGGACCGGGCAAGGAGGAAGGGAACACCCATGGGGGACGACACGACCGAGGCGATGCGCCGCGCCCGCGAGGCCCGCCTCAAGTACAACAACGCCGCACCGCCGACCCCGACACCGCCCCCGAAGCCGTCACCCACGCCCACACCCCCACCCACACCCCCACGCACACCCACGCCCCCACGCACACCCGCACCCCCGGTCCCCCCTCGGGTCTCGACCGTGCAGCCGCGTCCGGTGGCGGGCCTCGGCCAGTACGCCGCGTTCGGCCAGGGCGCGGCGCTGGTCCTGTTCCTGTGGCAGATGCTCGCCCTCAGCGGCTGGACGGCCCCGCTGCGCAAGTCGACGGAGCTGTCCCCGCACTGGAGTTACCCGCACCAGCTGGCGGTGAGCGAATTCCGCGCGACGTGGTTCCCCGACCTGCGCGACCTGGTGCTGTACCAGGGGCCGGGGCGGGAGTACCCGTGGCTGTTCCCGGCCATCGCGGTCGTCCTCTACCTGCTGGTCCGGGTGGGCCGCCTGCCGGAGGGTCTGCAGGCCCTGCTGGGCACGCTGATCGGCGCCTACGGCCTGGCGGCCCTCCTCGCGAGCGCCCCGCCCCTGCTCAACCAGTGGCCCCTGGCCCTGGCCCTCGCCACCCTCAGCGCCTGGGCCCTGAACACCCTTTACGTGAGGGAGTGACCGGGCCGGGAGACACGTACGTCAGCCCAGATCATGGAAGTACACGTGGAACGGATCGCGCACGAAGCCCTCGGCCTCGTACAGGCCCTGGGCGACGTGGTTGTCGTACGCCGTCTCCAGCTGGACCCCGGACACCCCGGCCTCCCGCGCCCGCCGCAGGGTCTCCCGCAGCAGCGCCCGCCCCGCCCCGCTCCGCCGCCCGGCCGGGGCGACGTAGAGATCGCTCAGCACCCACATCGGCCGCAGCGCCAGCGACGAGAACGTCCGGTAGACCTGAGCGAACCCCACGGTCCCGCCCCCGTCCCCGCCCTCCACCTCGGCGAGCAGCACGAGCGACTCCCCGTTGCGCATCCGCTCGGCAAGGAACTCCCGCGCCGCCCCGGCATCCGCGACGGTCACCTCGTAGAAGTCGAGGTACCCCCGGAACAACCCGGCAGCCACCTCCACATCCCCGCTCGTGGCCTCCCGCACCACAACCCGCTCGCCCATGCCCACTCCTTGCGTCGCGTGCCTGCCTGCCTGCCTGCGTCAGGGCATAAGAAAAACCCCAGGTCACGGCGAGTGAGTCCTGAGGTTCTTCTAGAGCCGCCTTCGGGATTCGAACCCGAGACCTACGCATTACGAGTGCGTTGCTCTGGCCAACTGAGCTAAGGCGGCACCGCTGGGAAGACAAGAATTTCCCTGGTGGGAGGCTCTCATCAGCAGCGGCGCCAAGTCTACAGGGTTAAACCGGGTGCCCCGAACCGGGTCGGCCGGGGGTGGTGGAGGGGGTGGCGGAGGGGGTCAGCACTTCTTGCCGTTCTGGGGCGGGGTGCCGTCCAGGAGGTACTGGTTGATCGCCGTGTCGATGCAGTCGCTGCCGCGGCCGTAGGCCGTGTGGCCGTCGCCGTCGTAGGTGAGCAGGACTCCGGAGTCGAGCTGGGAGGCGAGGGCCTGGGCCCACTTGTACGGGGTCGCCGGGTCCCGGACGGTGCCGACGACCACGATCGGGGCCGCGCCCTTCGCCTGCGCGCGATGCGCCGTGCCGGTCGCCTTGACCGGCCAGTACGCGCAGTTCAGCGAGGCCCAGGCGAGGCCCGCGCCGAAGACCGGGGAGGCCTTCTCGAAGGAGGGCAGGGCCTTCTCCACGTCCTGCGGGCCGGCGAAGGCGGGGGGCTGGTCCAGGCAGTTCACGGCGGCGTTGGCGTACATCAGATTGGCGTACTTGCCGTTCGCGTCGCGCTCGTAGTAGCTGTCCGCGAGCGCGAGCAGCCCCGCGCCCTCGCCGTTCAGGGCGCTCTGCAGCGCCTCGCGCAGCTGCGGCCAGGCCGCCTGGTCGTAGAGCGCCGCGATCACACCGGTCGTCGCGAGGGACTCGCCCAGCGGGCGCGCCGCGTCGCCGCTGGCCACCGGCTGGGCGTCGACCTTGCGGAAGAACTCCTTCAGCTGCGCCGCCACCTCGTCCGGGCTCCCGTGGCCGAGCGGGCAGTCGGGCTGCTTCGCGCAGTCCTGGGCGAAGGAGCGGAACGCCGTCTCGAAGCCCTCCGTCTGATCCCGGTTCAGCTCCAGCGCCGGGCGCGCCGGGTCCATGGCGCCGTCCAGGACGAGGCGCCCGACCCGGCTGGGGAAGAGGTCCGCGTACGTCGCCCCGAGGAAGGTGCCGTACGAGGCCCCGACGTACGTCAGCTTCTCGTCGCCGAGGACCGCGCGCAGCACGTCCATGTCCTTGGCCGCCTCCACCGTCGAGACGTGCGGCAGCATCCGGCTGGACTTCTCGGCGCAGCCCGCGGCGAACTCCTTGAAGGCCGTCGCCAGCTTCGCCTGCTCCGCCGCGTCGTCCGGGGTCTGGTCCACCTGGGTGAAGGCGTCCATCCGCGGGCCGGTCAGACAGTCCACCGGGGCACTGCGGGCCACGCCGCGCGGGTCGAAGGACACCATGTCGTACTGGGCGCGCACGGGCGCCGGGTAGCCGATGCCCGCGTACGCCTGGAGGTACCCGATGCCGGAGCCGCCCGGGCCGCCCGGGTTGACCAGCAGCGAACCGAGCCGCTTCCCGGGGCCGGTCGCCACCTTGCGGGAGACCGCGATCTCGATGTCCTGGCCGTTTCCGGGGTGCGCGTAGTCCAGCGGGGCCTTCATCGTGGAGCACTGGAACCCCGGCGCACCGCAGTCGCGCCACTTCAGCTTCTGCGCGTAGTACGGGGCCAGGGCGGCCGGGGTCGCCGTGGGCTCGGGGGCCTCGGCGCTCGCTCCCGGGCTCGCCCCGGTGGCCGTGCCCGGGCCCTTCGGCGAGGCGGCCCCCGAGGAGGACGCGGCCGCGCGGGGGCCAGAACTTCCCGAGGTGCACCCGGAGAGCAGCAGCCCGGCGGCGGCGATCACGGTTCCGGTGGTGCGCAGCAGGCGACTCGTGTCCATCTCCGGAGCGTACGGCCTGCCCGGTGCCCGGGAGACGGAGGCCGCGCCCGGTCCGGAGGGTGACGCGGCACGCGCGGGACCCGCCGCACCGGCGAGGCGGGGCCCTCGCGGTTCCAGCCGCGTCGCGCCCGTACGGGTGAGCCGGTCAACCGGCGGCCCCGGCGTCCCCCGTCACCACCCGTGTCCGGGCGCTACCCCTACCCGGGCGCCACCCGTGCTCCGGCGAGCGCTCAGCCCGCGCGCAGCGCCATCGTCATCGCCTCGACCGCGAGGAGCGGGGACACATTGCGGTCCAGTGCCTCCCGGCACGCGATGATCCCCTCGATGCGGCGCAGGGTCCGCTCCGGGCCCGACGCTCGGGCGACCCGGTCGAGGTCCGGACGTATCTCCTCATTGGCGATGGCCAGTCCGGAGCCGAGCTGGAGCGCCAGCACGTCCCGGTAGAAGCCGATCAGGTCGGTGAGGGCCAGATCGAGGGTGTCGCGCTGGGTCCTGGTGCGGCGGCGCTTCTGCCGGTCCTCCAGGTCCTTCATCACGCCCGCCGTGCCGCGCGGCATCCGGCCGCCGGTGCCCGCGGCGGCGCCCATCGCGGCACGCAGCTCCTCGGTCTCCTTGACGTCCACTTCCTCGGCCACCTGCTTGGCGTCCTCGGCGGCGGCGTCCACCAGCTCCTGGGCGGCCTTGAGGCAGGCCCCCACGTCGTCCACCCGGAGCGGCAGCTTGAGCACGGCGGCCCGGCGGCTACGGGCCCGCTCGTCCGTGGCGAGCCGCCGGGCCCGGCCGATGTGCCCCTGCGTCGCGCGGGCGGCCGCGGCGGCCACCTCGGGCTCGATGCCGTCCCGCCGGACCAGCACGTCGGCGACGGCGGCGACGGACGGGGTGCGCAGCGTCAGATGGCGGCAGCGGGACCGGATGGTGGGGAGCACGTCCTCCAGCGAGGGCGCGCACAGCAGCCACACCGTGCGCGGAGCGGGCTCCTCGACGGCCTTCAGCAGGACGTTCCCCGCGCCCTCGGTGAGCCGGTCGGCGTCCTCCAGGACGATGACCTGCCAGCGGCCCACGGCCGGGGACAGCTGGGCCCGGCGGACCAGGTCCCGGGTGTCCTTCACGCCGATGGAGAGGAGGTCGGTACGGACGATCTCGACATCGGAATGGGTGCCGACCACGGTGGTGTGGCAGCCGTCGCAGAAGCCACAGCCCGGTTCACCGCCGAGTGCCCGGTCCGGGCTGGTGCACTGCAGGGCCGCGGCGAAGGCCCGGGCGGCGGTGGACCGGCCGGATCCGGGCGGCCCCGTGAACAGCCAGGCGTGGGTCATCTTGGACGCGGTCGCCGACTCGACGCCCGCGGCGTCGGCCGTGACCAGGGCGTCGGCATCGCGGGCGGCGGCGGCCAGCTGCGTCTGCACGCGCTCCTGGCCCACCAGGTCGTCCCATACGGGCATGCCGCCCACCGCCTTTCTCTCTTTGTGCGTTCAGTCGGTCACTCACCGCTGCCACGCTCACCATTGTGGCGGGGGCCACTGACAATCCCGGCCGACGGGCCTCGCGGCCCGCCCGGCGGGTGCGGTCAGCGGCGGCGCGGGCGGCCCTCGTCGTCGTCCTCGTCGCGCCCGCGCGGGCCGAGCAGCTCGTCCGCGAGGGTCGGCAGATCGTCCATCGGAGTCTCCTCCGCCCACTCCGGGCGCCGGCGGGGATGGCCGGAGGCGTCGACGACCGGCAGCTCCCGGGTGACGTCATTGCCGTTGCCGCCGCTGTCGCCGCCGTGGCCACGGCCCTGGTCGGCCGCCGAATCCCGGAAGATCCGCTGCGGTACCCGGGCCGTCGGGTCGGAGCTGTGGATCGGCGGCAGCACGGCCGTCTCCTCGTTCGGGGAGACCGGGCGCGCGGAGGCCGGCGGCGGGGTGAACTTCGGGACCGGCACCGTCTCGGTGATGTCGTCCGGCTTCACCACCGGGGTGACCACCGTGATCGCGTCCGCCGGATGCGCGTCCGCGACCGGATCCGCGGCCCGTTCCGCGACCGGCTCCGGCCCCTTGACCATGTCCACGCGCCGCGCGGGCGCCTCGGCGGCGGCCTTCGCGGACGTCGCGGCCGTCGCGGCGGCGGCAGCGGCGCTCTCGGCGGCAGCCTTCGCCGCGGCATCGGCGGCGGCCTTCGCGGCCTCGGCGGCCACAGCCGCCGCGGCGGCCTCGGCCAGCCGCCGCGCCTCCTCCGCCCTCAGCAGGGACTCCTCGGCCCGCCGCTGCTTCTCCAGCCGCCGTTCCTCGGCCTCGGCGCGCAGCCGGGCCTCCTCCTCCGCCTGCTTGCGCAGCCGCGCCTGCTCCACCTCGCGGGCCTTCTCCTCGGCCTCCGCACGCAGCCGCTCGGCCTCGGCCCGGGCCCGGGCCTCCTCCTCGGCGCGCAGCCGCTCCTCCTGCGCCTTGCGGGCGGCCTCCGCCTCGGCCTCGATCCGCGCGGCCTCTTCCTCGCGTGCCTTGCGGGCCTCTTCCTCGGCCCGCAGCCGTGCTTCCTCAGCGCGCAGCCGTGCTTCCTCGGCCTTGCGCGCGGCCTCCGCCTCGGCGGCCCGCCGCGCTTCCTCCTCCGCCAGGCGGCGCGCCTCGATCTGCGCGGCCACCTCGGCCTCGGACAGCGGAAGCATCCGGTCCATGCGGTGCCGGACGACCGTGGCCACCGACTCCGGGTCCTGGCCCGCGTCCACCACCAGGTAACGCCCGGGATCGGACGCCGCCAGGGTCAGGAATCCGGCCCGCACCCGCTGGTGGAACTCCTGGGGCTCCGATTCCAGCCGGTCCGGCGCCTCCGTGAACCGCTCCCGCGCCGTCTCCGGGGAGACGTCCAGCAGGATCGTCAGGTTCGGGACCAGCCCGTCGGTGGCCCAGCGCGAGATCCGGGCGATCTCGGTCGGGGACAGGTCGCGGCCCGCGCCCTGGTAGGCGACGGACGAGTCGATGTAGCGGTCGGAGATGACGACCGCGCCGCGCTCCAGGGCGGGCCGGACCACGGTGTCCACGTGCTCCGCCCGGTCGGCGGCGTACAGCAGTGCCTCGGCGCGGTTCGAGAGACCGGCGGAGGAGACGTCCAGCAGGATCGAGCGCAGCCGCTTGCCCACCGGGGTCGCCCCCGGCTCGCGCGTGACGACGACCTCGTGGCCCTTGCCCCGTATCCACTCGGCGAGCTTCTCCACCTGGGTGGACTTCCCGGCGCCGTCGCCGCCCTCCAGGGCGATGAAGAAGCCGGTGCCGGAGGCGGCCTGGACCGGCTCGCCGCCGCGCAGCGCCTCGCGCAGGTCCCGGCGCAGCGGGACGCCCCGGCGGTCGTCCGCCTTGATCAGCACGATCACGGCCACGGGCAGCAGCAGCGCGCCGACCAGCATGAGCACGAAGGCCGCGCCGCCGTGGTCGAAGACGACCCGGCCGGCCGCCAGCCGGTGCGGGCCGATCAGCGCGGCCAGCGCCGGGGCGCCGACGGCGCCGAGGCCGACCGCGACCCGGACCGTGGCGTGCAGGTGCTCGGTGACCCGGGCCCGGCGGAACTCCTCGGTCTCCTGGTCCAGCAGGGTGTGCCCGGTGTTGGCCGCCACCCCCGCGCCGGTCCCGGCGAGCAGGGTCAGGAACAGGACGGTCGCGGTGTCCGCGACCAGTCCGGTCAGCAGCAGGGCGAGCCCGGTGACGGCGAGCGCGAGGGCCAGCAGACGGCGCCGCGAGAGCGCGGGCAGCATCTTCCCGGCCTGGGTGAGGCGGATCCCGGCGGCGGTGCCGCCGGCCAGCGCGAGCACCAGCAGCGCGAAGGTGGCGGGCCCGCCGGCCAGGTCGTACGCGTGCAGCGCGGACACGCCGACGGCGCAGGCCACGGCTCCGGCGACCGCCGCGCAGGCGAGCACGAGCAGCCGGATGGCGCCCGTACGCCCCTTCTCCGGGCGCTCCCCCGCCTTCGGGGCGCGCAGCCCCTCCAGCGGCGAGCGCGGGCGCGGGGTCTTCGTTCCGGGGAGCACCAGCGGGAGCAGCAGGGAGACGGAGGCGGCGAAGAGTCCGGCGGCGACGTACGAACCCAGCGCGGCCTGGTTGGCCGCAAACCAGTCCACCCCGAGGCCGATCGCCCGGCCGACCAGGGTGGCCGCGAGCAGCGCGGCGGCGGCGATCGGCAGCGTGGCGAACGCCGTGCGCAGGGTCAGCCTGCGCAGGGTGTCGAGGTGGTCGGGCAGCGGCCGTACGGTCGCGCCCTCGGGCGGCGGCCCGGGCAGCAGGGCCGGAGCCGCGCTCTCCTTGGCCAGGGTCCACAGGCGCTCGGCGGCGCCGGAGACGAAGACGGTGGCGAGCAGCACGGTCAGCGCGTGCTCCGGGAGCCAGTCGAGCCACAGCGGGGCCACGACGAACAGCGCGATGCGCACCCCGTCGGCGCCGACCATGGTCCAGCGGCGGTCGAGCTTGCCGCCCGGCGCCGTGAGCTTGGTCAGCGGGCCGAGCAGCACCGCGCCGCACAGCACCGTGGCCAGGACGCGGACGCCGAGGACGGCCGCGACGGCGAGCGCGGGGCCGCGCGGGCCGCCACCGAACGAGCCCTCCGAGACGGCGGCCTGGAGCGCCAGCAGGACCAGCACCAGCAGCGCGAGCATGTCGCCGATGCCGCTCACCAGCTGGGCGCTCCACAGGCGGCGCAGCCTGGGGGTGCGCAGCAGGGCGCGCACCGCGCGCTCGCGGGAGTCCGCGGCGAGGGCTTCGTCGTAGGTGGGGGCGGAAGGGGTCTCGGGGGCCGTGACGACCGTCGGCTGCTCGGCTCGCGTCATCCGCCCAGCCTATCCGCTGCGCTTGGCGGGTGCGGAGGGCTGTGGACAAGGCCCCCGTGCACCCGCCCCCGGCGGCCCCGGCGCCCGCTGCGGGCGGCTGCGGCCCGCTGCGGGTCGGGCCGCGCCCGGGCCCGGCGGCTGCGGGCGGGGGTCGGGCTGCGGGGCCCGCGGCGGGTGCGGCCCGTAGACCCGCGGCTGCGGGCGGGGTGGGGCCGGGCAGGAGGGTCTCCTCGGCTCGCGAGCCCTGAGCGGGTCGGAGTGACTCGGGGTGGTGGGCTCGCTCGGCCTGCGGGGACCCACCTGCCCGTCCCCACCCCTCGGCCCGTCGGAGCCGTTCGGGACGGTTCACTCGCCCGACCTGCCGGGACGGAGGGGCTGCGGGGACGGACGAGGGCCCCGCGCTGGTGCGCGGGGCCCTCGGTACGGCTGCCGACAGCGGCTATTCGTCCGTCGCCGGGGTCGCGGCGGCGGTCTTCTTCGTCGCCGTCTTCTTCGCCGTCGCGGTCGTCTTCTTCGCCGTCGTCGTCTTCTTCGCGGCCGTCTTCTTGGCCGTCGTCGTCTTCTTGGCCGCGGTCGCCTTCTTGGCCGGGGCCTTCTTGGCGGTCTTCTTCGCCGGCGCCTTCGCCCGCTTCTCCGCGAGCAGCTCGTAGCCCCGCTCCGGCGTGATCGTCTCGACGTCGTCGTCCCGCCGCAGCGTCGCGTTCGTCTCGCCGTCCGTCACGTACGGCCCGAAGCGGCCGTCCTTGACCACCACCGGCTTCTCGCTGACCGGGTCGGTGCCCAGCTCCTTCAGCGGCGGCTTGGCCGCGGCCCGGCCGCGCTGCTTGGGCTGGGCGTAGATCGCCAGCGCCGCTTCCAGCGTGATCGAGAAGAGCTGGTCCTCGGTCTCCAGGGAGCGCGAGTCCGTCCCCTTCTTGAGGTACGGGCCGTAGCGGCCGTTCTGCGCGGTGATCTCGACGCCTTCGGCGTCCACGCCGACGACGCGCGGCAGCGACATCAGCTTGAGCGCTTCCTCCAGCGTCACCGTGTCGAGGCTCATCGACTGGAAGAGCGAGGCCGTCCGCGGCTTGACCGCGTTCTTGCCGGTCTTCGGGGTGCCCTCGGGGAGGATCTCCGTCACGTACGGCCCGTAGCGACCGTCCTTCGCGACGATTTCGTTCCCGCTGACCGGGTCCTTGCCCAGCTCGAACTCACCGCTCGGCTTCGCGAAGAGTTCCTCCGCGTACTCCGTGGTCAGCTCGTCCGGAGCCATGTCCTCCGGTACGTCGGCCCGCTGGT
This is a stretch of genomic DNA from Streptomyces sp. NBC_00536. It encodes these proteins:
- the tmk gene encoding dTMP kinase, which gives rise to MTRAEQPTVVTAPETPSAPTYDEALAADSRERAVRALLRTPRLRRLWSAQLVSGIGDMLALLVLVLLALQAAVSEGSFGGGPRGPALAVAAVLGVRVLATVLCGAVLLGPLTKLTAPGGKLDRRWTMVGADGVRIALFVVAPLWLDWLPEHALTVLLATVFVSGAAERLWTLAKESAAPALLPGPPPEGATVRPLPDHLDTLRRLTLRTAFATLPIAAAALLAATLVGRAIGLGVDWFAANQAALGSYVAAGLFAASVSLLLPLVLPGTKTPRPRSPLEGLRAPKAGERPEKGRTGAIRLLVLACAAVAGAVACAVGVSALHAYDLAGGPATFALLVLALAGGTAAGIRLTQAGKMLPALSRRRLLALALAVTGLALLLTGLVADTATVLFLTLLAGTGAGVAANTGHTLLDQETEEFRRARVTEHLHATVRVAVGLGAVGAPALAALIGPHRLAAGRVVFDHGGAAFVLMLVGALLLPVAVIVLIKADDRRGVPLRRDLREALRGGEPVQAASGTGFFIALEGGDGAGKSTQVEKLAEWIRGKGHEVVVTREPGATPVGKRLRSILLDVSSAGLSNRAEALLYAADRAEHVDTVVRPALERGAVVISDRYIDSSVAYQGAGRDLSPTEIARISRWATDGLVPNLTILLDVSPETARERFTEAPDRLESEPQEFHQRVRAGFLTLAASDPGRYLVVDAGQDPESVATVVRHRMDRMLPLSEAEVAAQIEARRLAEEEARRAAEAEAARKAEEARLRAEEARLRAEEEARKAREEEAARIEAEAEAARKAQEERLRAEEEARARAEAERLRAEAEEKAREVEQARLRKQAEEEARLRAEAEERRLEKQRRAEESLLRAEEARRLAEAAAAAVAAEAAKAAADAAAKAAAESAAAAAATAATSAKAAAEAPARRVDMVKGPEPVAERAADPVADAHPADAITVVTPVVKPDDITETVPVPKFTPPPASARPVSPNEETAVLPPIHSSDPTARVPQRIFRDSAADQGRGHGGDSGGNGNDVTRELPVVDASGHPRRRPEWAEETPMDDLPTLADELLGPRGRDEDDDEGRPRRR